The following nucleotide sequence is from Terriglobia bacterium.
TCCGAGCGCGACGGCAACGGCGCGGGGCGCATTTACACCTTGACCTATCTGGCGACCGATGCCTTCGGGCACAGCACCAGCACGTCCACGGCGGTCTCGGTCCCGCACGACATGAGGGACAGCGCGCCTGAGCCGCTGAGCCTCGTGCTCGTGGGCAAGACCAACACCACGGTGATGTGGGGCCCGGTCGTGGGCGCCCAGAGCTACGACGTGGTCCGGGGCGACCTGGCGAACCTGACGGTGATGGGTTCGAACATCGACCTCGGCCAGGTGACCTGCATCGAGCACGCCACCACGAGCACGTCCACGATCGGGTACGAGGACAACGCGATTCCGGCGCCCGGGCACGTGTTCTTCTATGCCGTGCAGTACTTCGACGGCACCCGGAACGTCTCCTACGGCACGGAATCGGCCGGCAAGGCCCGCGTGATCGGCGCTGGCCACGGAGACTGCCAGTAGCCAATTCGAAGGGAGGGCAGGCCCTCCTTTCGTGCACGGCCCCCTGGTTCGGCCCGCTCGGCCTCACGGCCGGGCGGGCCGTTTTTTTGTTCCCCGGGAAGGCTGCGCGCTCGTGTGGCCCCAGGGTCGCCGCCTCCCGCCGTCGATTGCGCTATCCTGATGCGATGAACCGTCCGACGATCGCTGAGACCCTGCGTGCGGCGCCGGTTGCCCGGGCGCTGGTGCTTCTCGGACTCCTCGCGATCGGGAGCGCCGGGTGCAGCCGGGAATCGGCGACGTCTCCGGCTCCGGTGTCCGCCGCTTCGGCCGATCGCAGGCCGTCGATCCTCCTCGTGACGATCGACACCTGGCGCTCCGATGCGCTGGGACTCTCGGGATCCGGTCGGGTCGCGACTCCGCGCCTGGACGCCTTGGCCCAGGGAGGCGTGTACGTTCGGAAGGTCCAGACCGCCTGCCCCCTCACGACCCCCGCGCACACGACGATCCTCACCGGTCTCGTACCCCACCGTCACGGGGTGCGGGACAACCTCCACTACCGGCTGAAGCCCGGCGTCCCGACCCTGGCGACGATCCTGTCCGGCGCGGGGTATCACACGGCCGCGGTCGTCGCCGGGGCGCCGCTTCGCAAGGTCTACGGCCTGGACCGGGGATTCGCGACCTACGACGATTCCGGACTGCAGGCGGAGGGCGATGAGGCATTCGTCCCCTCCCAGCACCCGGCGGACGTGTCCACCGACCGCGCGCTGTCGGTCCTCGCGAGTCTGCCCGCCGCGCCGGCATTCCTCTGGGTCCACTACTACGACCCTCACGTTCCCTACGCGCCCCCGGAGCCGTACCGCTCGCGCTACGCGTCGAGCCCCTACGCGGGAGAGGTGGCCTTCGTCGACGAGCAGGTGGGCCGCCTCCTGGACGGCCTTCCTCGGGGGGGCGGGCGCGTCTGGACGGTGCTCGTGACCGGGGACCACGGCGAGGGTCTCGGAGAGCACGGCGAGGAGACGCACGGCGTGGCGCTCTACGAGCCGACGCTCGAGGTCCCGCTCCTGCTCCACCCGAGGCCCGCCGGCTTTCGCGACCCCTCGGGCCACGTGGGACTCGTCGACGTGCTCCCCACGCTCTGCCACGTGGCCGGCGTGTCCGCGCCGACCACCGACGGCGTGGACCTGGCCGCCGGGGACGTGCCGAGACTCCGGATCCTGGCGTCGGAGGCTGCCTACGCGGCGACCTCCTTCCGGTTGAATCCGGTGCTGTCCCTCAGGCGAGGGGATCTCATCTGGTTCCACCACGGGGTGGACGAGGTGTACGACGTCGCGGCGGATCCCGACGAGCGGTCGGACCTCTCCGCCACGGCGCGTGGCACGACCTTCTTGAAGGAGCTGTCCCCGGTTTTGGCCAAGTACTTCGGCGAGGATCCCGCCGCGGACATCGCCGGCCGCACGCTGGAGGTGGCGCCCGAGCAGCTTCAGGCGCTGAGGAGCCTGGGTTACGTCGGCGGCGGCGGCGGCACGGGTCCGCTGCGCACGATGGACATCCGGCGGTTCCTTCCCGACCTGAACGCGTTCAACGACGCCAGGGACCGAATCGTCCGCAAGGACGGCGCGGGCGCGCGAGGCGCGCTCCGGGAGCTCCTCGGACGCTACCCCGACTCGAACCTGGTCTGGCGCGAGCTGGGCTCGGCGTGCCTCCTGCTCTCCGACCGCCCCGGCGCCGAGGAGGCCTTCGGCAAGGCTCTATCCCTCGAGCCGGCGGACGCCGTCTCCGCGCTGAACCTGGGGAACCTGCGCGCGATGGCGGGGGACAATTCGGGGGCCGAGCGACTCTACCTGCGCTCGCTCGCCGCCGAGGAACAGCAGGCCGAGGCGCATCTCAATCTCGGATTGCTCTACGCCCGGGTCCTGAACCGCCCGGCCGATGCGATTCCGCACCTCGGACGCTTTCTCGAGCTGACCCCGAGCGACCGTGAGGCGCCGGCGGTCCGTGCGCTCCTGGCGCGGCTGACTACGGCCGCCCCCCGATAGCGCCCTCCGCCCTGAGGATGTTGGCGCCGGCCTCGGCGAAATCCGGCTTGATCGCGAGCGCCCGCCGGAAGTGCTCGATCGCCTCCGGGTACCGTCCCTCACGGGCCAGCGCGATCCCCAGGTTGTTGTGGGCCTCCGCGAGATCGGCGCGGATCGCGAGGGCCTGCCGGAAGCGATCGGCCGCCTCCGGCCAGCGGTTCATCCTCGTCAGGGCCAGGCCCGCGCCGTTCGAGGCCTCGGCGTAGTCCGGCTCGAGGACGAGCGCCCGATCGAATTGCTCGATCGCCTGGGGGAACCGGCCCGCCCCGAGCAGCGCGTTGCCCATGTTGAAGCGAAATCCCGCCGACCCCGGGCGCAGGCGCAGCGCCCGGTCGAGCTGCTCGACGGCCTCGGCCGTCCGGCCCTGTCGGGCGAGAGCGGTGCCCAGGTCGTTGTAGGCCTCCGCGAACTCCGGGTAGAGACGCAGCGCTTCGTGGTAGTGCTCGATGGCCTCGGCGATCCGGCCCTTTCGAACCAGGGCGAGGCCGAGGTCATTGTGGGCCTCGGCGAATCCCGGCCAGATGCGCAGGGCTTCGGAGTAGTGGGCGATCGCCTCGTCCGTCCTGCCGCGGTCGAACACGGCGACGCCGAGGTTGGTCTCCGCCAGCCAGTTGTCCGAGGTCACCGCCAGCGCGTGGTCGAAGAGCGCGACGTCGTCCGTCCAACGCCCGACCTGGACCCGGGTCACGATCGAGAGCGCGAGCAGGGCCGCGGCGGAAGCGGCGGCGACCGCAGTCCGGGCCCAGCGCGCGCTCGCTCCCAGCTCGGTCAGCGCCCAGGCGATCGCGACGAAGATCCCGATCAGCGGCACGTACGTGTACCGGTCCGCCATCGCCTGCGCGCCGACCTGGACGAAGCCGACCACGGGCACCAGAGCGCCCAGGTACCAGAGCCAGCCGAACGCGACGTAGGGCGCCTTCTTCGCGAGACGCAGCGACAGCCAGGTGAAGGCGGCGAGCAGGACGATCGACCCCGAGAGCGGCCACGGGGTCAGGCCGCCGTGGGGATGCGGGTAGAAGACCGCGAGCGAGGCCGGCCAGAAGGTCTTCCCGAGGTACGACACGTACGAAAGCGCCGCGTTCGCGAGACGCTCGCCGAAGGTGAAGTCCTGAAGGGTCTCGACGGATCCGCCGCTCCGCTGCGCGGCGAAGGTCACGACGCACGAGGCCGCCGCCATCGCGAGGAGGGGAGCCTTCTCGACCAGGAGCCGCGACAGCGTCTCCTTGGATTCCCGGAGCGGGAGCGCCAGTCGGCGGAGCGGCCAGAAATCGAGGAGCAGGAGCAGGAACGGGAGCGTCACCAGCATCGGCTTCGCCATCAGCGAGAGCGCGTAGAGCGCCACCACGAGGGCGTAGCGGAGGGCGGTCCTCGACCCGAGGTAGCCGACCCAGGCCAGGAGCGCGAGGAGCCCGAAGAGCGTGCTGAGCACGTCCTTCCTCTCCGCGATCCAGGCGACCGACTCGACGTGCAGGGGGTGGACCGCGAAGAGGCAGGCGACGAAGGCGCACCGCCAGAGGGACCCGGTCAAGCGGACGAGCAGGAGGAAGAGCAGGAGCGCGTTTGCGGCGTGGAGGAGCAGGCTCACCAGGTGATG
It contains:
- a CDS encoding tetratricopeptide repeat protein, whose translation is MIVLLTLLAYRGVLGNGFVNYDDDRYVTANAQVQKGLTADSIAWAFTATECSNWHPLTWLSHMLDVQLFGLDAGRHHLVSLLLHAANALLLFLLLVRLTGSLWRCAFVACLFAVHPLHVESVAWIAERKDVLSTLFGLLALLAWVGYLGSRTALRYALVVALYALSLMAKPMLVTLPFLLLLLDFWPLRRLALPLRESKETLSRLLVEKAPLLAMAAASCVVTFAAQRSGGSVETLQDFTFGERLANAALSYVSYLGKTFWPASLAVFYPHPHGGLTPWPLSGSIVLLAAFTWLSLRLAKKAPYVAFGWLWYLGALVPVVGFVQVGAQAMADRYTYVPLIGIFVAIAWALTELGASARWARTAVAAASAAALLALSIVTRVQVGRWTDDVALFDHALAVTSDNWLAETNLGVAVFDRGRTDEAIAHYSEALRIWPGFAEAHNDLGLALVRKGRIAEAIEHYHEALRLYPEFAEAYNDLGTALARQGRTAEAVEQLDRALRLRPGSAGFRFNMGNALLGAGRFPQAIEQFDRALVLEPDYAEASNGAGLALTRMNRWPEAADRFRQALAIRADLAEAHNNLGIALAREGRYPEAIEHFRRALAIKPDFAEAGANILRAEGAIGGRP
- a CDS encoding sulfatase-like hydrolase/transferase, yielding MNRPTIAETLRAAPVARALVLLGLLAIGSAGCSRESATSPAPVSAASADRRPSILLVTIDTWRSDALGLSGSGRVATPRLDALAQGGVYVRKVQTACPLTTPAHTTILTGLVPHRHGVRDNLHYRLKPGVPTLATILSGAGYHTAAVVAGAPLRKVYGLDRGFATYDDSGLQAEGDEAFVPSQHPADVSTDRALSVLASLPAAPAFLWVHYYDPHVPYAPPEPYRSRYASSPYAGEVAFVDEQVGRLLDGLPRGGGRVWTVLVTGDHGEGLGEHGEETHGVALYEPTLEVPLLLHPRPAGFRDPSGHVGLVDVLPTLCHVAGVSAPTTDGVDLAAGDVPRLRILASEAAYAATSFRLNPVLSLRRGDLIWFHHGVDEVYDVAADPDERSDLSATARGTTFLKELSPVLAKYFGEDPAADIAGRTLEVAPEQLQALRSLGYVGGGGGTGPLRTMDIRRFLPDLNAFNDARDRIVRKDGAGARGALRELLGRYPDSNLVWRELGSACLLLSDRPGAEEAFGKALSLEPADAVSALNLGNLRAMAGDNSGAERLYLRSLAAEEQQAEAHLNLGLLYARVLNRPADAIPHLGRFLELTPSDREAPAVRALLARLTTAAPR